The following coding sequences are from one Novosphingobium sp. Gsoil 351 window:
- a CDS encoding FAD-dependent oxidoreductase, translated as MRHIAIIGSGPAGYYAAEAALKHWGDEVAVDIFDQLPVPYGLIRSGVAPDHQSIKAVSRRYEATAQSANVRFIGNVSVGSDVSIAEMQSLYDAVVLATGAPHDRPLALPGEHLGNVFGSAAFVGWYNGHPQFADLKPDLSGETAVVIGMGNVALDVARILAKTRTEFDGSDIVAHALDTLDCSRIHKVVILGRRGPHQIMMTPKELGELGHLARACPRVDPGDLPDLGDDALLEPGLRKSVTHLRGFAAIPESHRADMAIELEFDFFASPVALQGDKQVTGVTVERTRVEAGRAVPTGETYTIPASLVVSCIGYQTSPIPGVPFDERAGRFANDEGRILPGLYCVGWARRGPSGTIGTNRPDGFGVIDKIVEDIGAGGGKQGRAGFDRLAAERKLDVVTFADWKLIEEAETKAAREGAPREKFVDVASMIAARRG; from the coding sequence ATGCGGCACATCGCGATCATCGGATCGGGTCCGGCGGGCTACTACGCCGCCGAAGCCGCGCTGAAGCACTGGGGAGACGAGGTCGCAGTCGATATTTTCGACCAACTGCCCGTCCCCTATGGCCTGATCCGCAGCGGGGTCGCACCCGATCACCAGTCGATCAAGGCCGTCTCGCGCCGCTATGAGGCGACCGCGCAGAGCGCCAACGTTCGCTTCATCGGCAACGTGTCGGTGGGTAGCGACGTGTCGATCGCGGAAATGCAGTCGCTCTACGACGCCGTGGTCCTCGCGACCGGTGCTCCGCACGACCGGCCCCTCGCCCTTCCCGGCGAACATCTCGGCAATGTCTTCGGCAGCGCGGCGTTCGTCGGCTGGTACAACGGTCACCCTCAGTTTGCCGATCTCAAGCCGGACCTGTCGGGGGAGACGGCGGTGGTGATCGGCATGGGCAACGTGGCGCTCGATGTTGCGCGGATTCTCGCCAAGACCCGCACCGAATTCGATGGGTCTGACATCGTGGCCCACGCCCTCGACACCCTGGATTGCTCACGCATCCACAAGGTCGTCATCCTCGGGCGCCGGGGACCGCACCAGATCATGATGACGCCCAAGGAGCTCGGCGAGCTGGGCCACCTGGCGCGCGCTTGTCCACGGGTCGATCCCGGCGACCTGCCCGACCTCGGCGACGATGCGTTGCTGGAGCCTGGCTTGCGCAAGTCGGTCACCCATCTGCGCGGGTTTGCCGCGATCCCTGAAAGCCACCGCGCCGATATGGCAATCGAGCTGGAGTTCGACTTCTTCGCCTCACCGGTTGCGTTGCAGGGGGACAAGCAGGTTACCGGCGTGACGGTAGAGCGCACCCGGGTCGAGGCGGGGCGTGCGGTCCCGACCGGCGAGACTTATACAATTCCCGCCAGCCTTGTGGTGAGCTGCATCGGCTACCAGACTTCGCCCATCCCCGGCGTTCCGTTCGACGAACGCGCGGGCCGTTTCGCCAACGACGAGGGCCGGATATTGCCGGGCCTCTACTGCGTCGGTTGGGCTCGCCGCGGTCCGTCGGGCACGATCGGCACCAACCGTCCCGACGGCTTCGGCGTCATCGACAAGATTGTCGAGGACATCGGCGCCGGCGGCGGCAAGCAGGGACGCGCGGGTTTCGACCGGCTGGCCGCCGAGCGGAAACTCGACGTCGTCACTTTCGCCGACTGGAAACTGATCGAGGAAGCCGAGACCAAGGCCGCTCGCGAAGGCGCCCCGCGCGAAAAGTTCGTCGATGTCGCCAGCATGATCGCGGCTCGGCGGGGATGA
- the fabD gene encoding ACP S-malonyltransferase yields the protein MRAFVFPGQGSQKVGMGADLAAASAAARAVFEEVDDALGQKLFALMREGPEDQLTLTENAQPAIMANAIAVLRVLEKEGGIALADKADCVAGHSLGEYTALCAAGAFSLADTARLLKLRGQAMQAAVPVGIGAMAALLGADVEKAQALADAAAEGQVCSVANDNDPTQVVISGHREAVERAIALVKDHGIKRGILLPVSAPFHCPLMQPAADAMAEALGRTPPGALRLPLYANVTASAASDPAEIQRLLVEQVTGRVRWRESVLAMAAAGTEQFVELGGKVLGPMIGRITPDARGTSVVTMADIEALAGQL from the coding sequence ATGAGAGCGTTCGTTTTTCCGGGACAGGGCAGCCAAAAGGTCGGCATGGGCGCGGACCTCGCCGCCGCCAGCGCCGCGGCGCGTGCGGTGTTCGAGGAAGTCGACGATGCGCTCGGGCAGAAGCTGTTCGCATTGATGCGCGAGGGACCCGAAGATCAGCTTACGCTGACCGAGAACGCCCAACCGGCGATCATGGCCAACGCCATCGCCGTGCTGCGCGTGCTCGAGAAGGAAGGCGGCATCGCGCTTGCGGATAAAGCGGATTGCGTGGCTGGGCACAGCCTGGGCGAATACACCGCGCTGTGCGCCGCCGGAGCGTTCAGCCTTGCCGACACTGCGCGGCTGCTCAAACTGCGCGGGCAGGCGATGCAGGCGGCGGTTCCGGTGGGGATCGGCGCGATGGCGGCTTTGCTCGGCGCCGACGTCGAGAAGGCGCAGGCGCTGGCGGATGCGGCGGCCGAGGGGCAGGTCTGTTCGGTCGCGAACGACAACGACCCGACCCAGGTCGTCATCTCCGGCCACCGCGAGGCGGTCGAGCGAGCAATCGCGCTGGTCAAGGACCACGGGATCAAGCGCGGCATTCTCCTGCCGGTTTCGGCCCCGTTCCACTGCCCGCTGATGCAGCCCGCCGCCGATGCGATGGCCGAGGCGCTGGGCCGGACCCCACCGGGTGCGCTGCGCCTGCCGTTGTACGCCAACGTTACCGCGAGCGCGGCTAGCGATCCCGCGGAGATCCAGCGCCTGCTGGTCGAACAAGTCACTGGCCGCGTGCGCTGGCGCGAGAGCGTGCTCGCCATGGCCGCAGCGGGAACCGAGCAATTCGTCGAACTGGGCGGCAAAGTCCTCGGCCCCATGATCGGCCGGATCACGCCCGATGCGAGAGGGACGAGCGTCGTCACGATGGCCGACATCGAGGCGCTGGCGGGACAGTTGTAG
- a CDS encoding Mur ligase family protein, giving the protein MTASAMTAHADDLTAHPWFFCGIGGSGMLPLALILRGHGAEIAGSDRSRDQGRSAEKFAWLEAQGIRLFPQDGSGIASADQTLVASAAVENTVPEVVRATELGCARMTRAELLATLFNASGRGIAVGGTSGKSTVTGMLGWIMAQAGRDPTIMNGAVMKNFVSADAPFASARVGGGDVFVSEVDESDGSIALYRPAIAVLNNVSLDHKSLEELRALFGGFLAASDRVALNLDDAESAALLHLARDAMTFAIDRGEAVLHVAPGSIADRPNGVSGTVVDTRDGSRHALALRVPGRHNLANALAALAGASLADVPVAEGVTALGSFAGLARRFDIVGTSPQGIVVIDDFGHNPEKVAATLDTLRMHPGRIIAFFQPHGFGPLRQMGAELAEVLATRLGPDDLTVLCDPVYFGGTVDRSVSSEHVAAWIEAAGGHAEHIPERTACADRIVTLARPGDRIVVMGARDDTLSSFAADILARVG; this is encoded by the coding sequence ATGACCGCTTCCGCCATGACCGCGCACGCCGACGACCTCACCGCCCACCCCTGGTTTTTTTGCGGCATCGGCGGATCGGGCATGCTCCCGCTCGCGCTGATCCTGCGCGGCCACGGCGCCGAGATCGCAGGGTCCGACCGTAGCCGCGACCAGGGCCGTAGTGCCGAGAAGTTTGCCTGGCTCGAAGCGCAGGGTATCCGCCTTTTTCCGCAAGACGGCAGCGGAATCGCCAGCGCCGACCAGACGCTCGTCGCCTCCGCCGCCGTTGAAAATACCGTCCCCGAAGTCGTCCGCGCCACCGAACTCGGCTGCGCACGGATGACCCGCGCCGAACTGCTGGCCACGCTGTTCAACGCCAGCGGCCGCGGGATCGCGGTGGGCGGGACCAGCGGCAAATCCACCGTCACCGGCATGCTCGGCTGGATCATGGCCCAGGCGGGACGCGACCCGACGATCATGAACGGCGCGGTGATGAAGAACTTCGTTTCCGCCGATGCGCCCTTCGCCAGCGCGCGTGTCGGCGGCGGCGACGTCTTCGTCAGCGAAGTCGACGAGAGCGACGGCTCGATTGCACTGTATCGCCCGGCCATCGCGGTGCTCAACAACGTCAGCCTCGACCATAAGAGCCTCGAGGAACTGCGTGCGCTGTTCGGCGGCTTCCTGGCGGCCAGCGACCGCGTCGCACTCAACCTCGACGATGCCGAAAGCGCGGCTCTGCTGCATTTGGCGCGCGACGCGATGACCTTCGCCATCGATCGCGGCGAGGCCGTGCTGCATGTTGCGCCTGGCTCGATCGCCGATCGCCCCAACGGGGTTTCAGGAACGGTGGTCGACACCCGCGACGGCTCGCGCCATGCGCTCGCCTTGCGCGTGCCCGGACGGCACAATCTGGCCAATGCGCTCGCCGCGCTGGCAGGTGCGTCGCTAGCTGACGTGCCAGTGGCTGAGGGTGTCACGGCACTGGGCAGCTTCGCCGGCCTCGCCCGCCGCTTCGACATCGTCGGCACGAGCCCCCAGGGCATCGTCGTGATCGACGACTTCGGCCACAATCCCGAGAAGGTCGCGGCGACGCTTGACACGCTGCGGATGCACCCGGGCAGGATCATCGCCTTCTTCCAGCCCCACGGGTTCGGGCCGCTTCGCCAGATGGGCGCCGAGCTGGCCGAAGTGTTGGCCACTCGCCTTGGCCCGGACGACCTGACCGTGCTGTGCGACCCGGTCTATTTCGGCGGCACCGTCGATCGCTCGGTCTCCAGTGAACACGTCGCCGCATGGATCGAGGCGGCCGGCGGCCATGCCGAGCATATCCCCGAACGCACCGCCTGCGCGGACCGCATCGTCACTCTCGCCCGCCCTGGCGACCGCATCGTGGTGATGGGCGCGCGCGACGACACGCTCAGTTCTTTTGCCGCCGATATCCTTGCGCGGGTCGGCTAG
- the dnaN gene encoding DNA polymerase III subunit beta, whose protein sequence is MKATIERATLLRCLSHVQSVVERRNTIPILSNVLIEASADGSVKLMATDLDLQVVESMAAVTVDSAGAITVSAHLLFDIARKLQDGSQVSFETADNRMTVKAGRSRFQLPTLPRDDFPVIVEGDLPTSFEIPAATLAQLIDRTRFAISTEETRYYLNGIFLHVTDEELKAAATDGHRLARYTVARPDGAAGMPDVIVPRKCVAELRKLIEEALDTNVEIDLSASKIRFTLGGENGVVLTSKLIDGTFPDYTRVIPTGNDKLLKLDPRSFFEGVDRVATIATEKTRAVKMSLETDKVTLSVTSPDNGTAAEEIAADYSSAGFEIGFNANYLKDILGQIEGDTVELHLADAGAPTLIRQDEKSPALYVLMPMRV, encoded by the coding sequence ATGAAGGCCACGATCGAACGCGCGACCCTGCTTCGCTGCCTGTCGCACGTCCAGTCCGTCGTTGAGCGGCGCAACACCATCCCGATCCTGTCGAACGTGTTGATCGAGGCTTCGGCCGATGGCTCGGTCAAGCTGATGGCGACCGATCTCGACCTTCAGGTGGTCGAATCGATGGCAGCGGTCACCGTCGACAGCGCCGGCGCGATCACCGTCTCCGCCCACCTCCTGTTCGATATCGCGCGCAAGTTGCAGGATGGCAGCCAGGTCAGCTTCGAAACCGCCGACAACCGGATGACGGTCAAGGCCGGGCGCAGCCGTTTCCAGCTGCCAACGCTGCCGCGCGACGACTTTCCCGTCATCGTCGAGGGGGATTTGCCCACCAGTTTCGAGATTCCTGCTGCCACACTCGCGCAACTGATAGACCGCACGCGGTTCGCGATCTCGACCGAAGAGACGCGGTATTATCTCAACGGCATCTTTCTCCACGTCACCGACGAGGAGCTGAAGGCCGCCGCAACAGATGGCCACCGCCTCGCGCGCTACACAGTCGCCCGCCCCGATGGCGCGGCGGGAATGCCCGACGTTATCGTGCCGCGCAAATGCGTCGCCGAGCTGCGCAAGCTGATCGAGGAAGCGCTCGACACCAACGTCGAGATAGACCTTTCGGCGAGCAAAATCCGCTTCACCCTGGGCGGCGAAAACGGCGTGGTGCTGACCAGCAAGCTGATCGACGGTACCTTCCCCGATTACACCCGCGTGATCCCGACGGGCAACGACAAACTGCTCAAGCTCGATCCGCGAAGCTTCTTCGAAGGGGTGGATCGCGTTGCCACGATCGCCACCGAAAAGACCCGCGCGGTCAAGATGAGTCTCGAGACCGACAAGGTCACGCTTTCGGTGACCAGCCCCGACAACGGCACCGCTGCGGAAGAGATCGCCGCCGACTATAGCTCGGCAGGGTTCGAAATCGGCTTCAACGCGAACTACCTCAAGGACATCCTCGGCCAGATCGAAGGCGATACGGTGGAACTGCACTTGGCCGACGCTGGTGCGCCCACACTGATCCGCCAGGACGAGAAAAGCCCTGCGCTCTACGTGCTGATGCCGATGCGGGTTTGA
- a CDS encoding LD-carboxypeptidase, with the protein MARIAICAPSTPFTRDDADRVLGLASAEYPQHDLVFHEQCFAIDGHFAGPDALRLAALVECANDPGFDAVWFVRGGYGANRLAGEAVLGMNEAARAKAFVGYSDGGTLLAALYRAGIGRPVHAPMPADIRRAGGEDAVRRALGWLDGNVEGCEPSLDDRPAVAFNLMTLAMLVGTDLMPDLRGHVVMVEEVAEHLYAVDRLLFHVTHHLAAHRIAGLRLGRVSDVPENDRPFGSEPEAMARFWCEKHAIAWLGRADIGHDAANKIVPFGVAGGV; encoded by the coding sequence ATGGCCCGCATCGCAATCTGCGCCCCGTCCACCCCGTTCACCCGCGACGATGCGGATCGCGTCCTGGGATTGGCAAGCGCGGAATATCCGCAACATGACCTGGTGTTCCACGAGCAATGCTTCGCGATCGACGGCCATTTCGCAGGGCCGGACGCCTTACGGCTGGCCGCGCTGGTCGAATGCGCGAACGATCCGGGCTTCGACGCGGTATGGTTCGTGCGCGGCGGCTATGGCGCCAATCGCCTTGCCGGTGAGGCCGTCCTGGGCATGAACGAGGCAGCGCGGGCCAAGGCCTTCGTCGGGTATAGCGATGGCGGCACGCTGCTCGCGGCGCTCTATCGCGCCGGGATCGGCCGCCCGGTTCACGCGCCGATGCCTGCCGACATCCGGCGCGCAGGCGGCGAGGATGCCGTCCGGAGGGCGCTTGGCTGGCTGGACGGTAACGTTGAAGGCTGCGAACCGTCCCTCGACGATCGCCCGGCGGTGGCGTTCAACCTGATGACGCTGGCCATGCTGGTAGGGACCGATCTGATGCCCGACCTGAGGGGGCACGTGGTGATGGTCGAGGAAGTGGCGGAGCACCTTTACGCGGTCGACCGGCTGCTGTTTCACGTGACTCACCATCTCGCCGCGCACCGAATCGCCGGGCTTCGCCTCGGGCGGGTCAGCGATGTTCCCGAGAACGACCGCCCGTTCGGCTCCGAGCCCGAGGCGATGGCGCGTTTCTGGTGCGAAAAGCATGCCATTGCGTGGCTCGGGCGCGCCGATATCGGGCACGATGCTGCCAACAAGATTGTGCCCTTCGGGGTAGCCGGCGGGGTCTGA
- a CDS encoding alpha/beta fold hydrolase, with the protein MPVRDPIISSLRIHGRRLRVAQWNFAGQHRGLPPLLVFNGIGMNLELLDPLARAMGPRRVLCFDMPGIGKSPDPVMPYNAVSMALATAAMLDRLELERVDVLGISWGGGIAQQFALQHRARVGRLVLAATSAGMTMAPGSLPALSRLADPAEWSMGKALERNLALLYNGGGTGDPVSLNAATPPSPAGFMYQLAALAGWSSVPLLPLLDVPTLILAGDEDQVVPPVNSRFLHALIPGSTLALIRGGGHLFPFSHRKQFLEKLNAFLVAHEPVDSP; encoded by the coding sequence ATGCCAGTACGGGACCCGATCATTTCCTCGCTTCGCATTCATGGTCGCCGTTTGCGGGTGGCGCAGTGGAACTTTGCTGGCCAACATCGCGGGCTGCCGCCGTTGCTGGTGTTCAACGGGATCGGGATGAACCTGGAACTGCTCGATCCGCTGGCACGCGCCATGGGTCCCCGGCGGGTGCTGTGCTTCGATATGCCGGGCATCGGCAAATCGCCCGATCCGGTGATGCCCTACAATGCGGTGAGCATGGCGCTGGCCACGGCCGCGATGCTGGATCGACTTGAGTTGGAAAGGGTCGATGTTCTGGGAATTAGCTGGGGCGGCGGCATCGCCCAGCAGTTTGCGCTGCAGCACCGCGCCCGGGTCGGCAGGCTGGTGCTTGCGGCGACCAGCGCGGGGATGACGATGGCGCCGGGAAGCCTGCCCGCTCTATCGCGCTTGGCCGACCCTGCGGAGTGGAGCATGGGCAAGGCTCTCGAACGCAATCTGGCGCTACTCTACAATGGCGGTGGCACGGGCGACCCGGTCTCGCTCAACGCGGCGACCCCGCCCTCGCCCGCAGGATTTATGTACCAGTTGGCGGCGCTGGCGGGTTGGAGCAGCGTGCCGCTTTTGCCCCTGCTCGACGTCCCGACGCTGATCCTCGCGGGCGACGAAGATCAAGTCGTGCCGCCGGTCAACTCGCGCTTCCTCCACGCGCTGATCCCGGGCAGCACGCTGGCCTTGATCCGCGGCGGAGGTCACCTCTTTCCATTCAGCCATCGCAAACAGTTCCTCGAAAAGCTGAACGCCTTCCTCGTCGCGCACGAACCTGTCGACAGTCCCTGA
- a CDS encoding amidohydrolase family protein has product MPSYDLVIRNGTIVDGTGAPRFSADVAVKDGLIAAVGRVQGDGAEEIDAAGKVVAPGWVDIHTHYDGQATWDAEMAPSSWHGVTTVVMGNCGVGFAPAAPERHQWLISLMEGVEDIPGTALAEGMKWDWESFPEYLDALERMPRSIDVGTHVPHGAVRAYVMGDREKPGAVPTDDDVAQMSAIVEEGIRAGALGFSTSRTVLHKSIDGELVPGTTATAEELIAIGRAMGRVGHGVFEMASDLKREWNEFEWMGALSRETGLPVTFAALQSIAKELPLDEQIATMRKENANGANIVAQIALRGNGIVMAWRGTVHPFRFKPAWVEIETLPWEQQLARLQDPAFKARMLAEENVYPESDIIDFLRVVATGWFLQFEMDPDFDYEPTASEAILARAAAAGVDPAEYAYDLLMKDEGTGFIYFPILNYADGNLDFLEALQTADDTVNSLSDGGAHCGTICDAASPTFMLQHWVRDRKRAEGRPEGKITLENAVKRQCRDTARLYGLDDRGVIAPGYMADLNVIDLDRVKLGKPWLAFDLPAGGKRLLQKAEGYVATIKGGVVTFRDGEWTGETPGGLIRGPQRAEMLEAAE; this is encoded by the coding sequence ATGCCTTCATACGACCTGGTCATCCGCAACGGCACCATCGTCGATGGCACCGGAGCGCCGCGCTTTTCCGCCGATGTCGCGGTCAAGGACGGACTGATCGCAGCGGTCGGTCGGGTTCAGGGTGATGGCGCCGAAGAGATAGACGCCGCCGGCAAGGTCGTGGCGCCCGGCTGGGTCGACATTCACACGCATTACGACGGTCAGGCGACCTGGGATGCGGAGATGGCGCCGTCGTCGTGGCACGGCGTCACCACGGTGGTCATGGGCAACTGCGGGGTCGGCTTCGCGCCTGCCGCACCCGAACGCCACCAGTGGCTGATCTCGCTGATGGAGGGCGTCGAGGACATCCCCGGCACCGCGCTGGCCGAAGGGATGAAGTGGGACTGGGAGAGCTTCCCCGAATATCTCGACGCGCTGGAGCGCATGCCGCGCAGCATCGATGTCGGCACCCACGTACCCCATGGGGCGGTCCGTGCCTATGTCATGGGCGACCGCGAAAAGCCCGGCGCGGTGCCGACCGATGACGATGTCGCGCAAATGTCGGCGATCGTCGAAGAGGGGATTCGCGCCGGCGCGCTGGGCTTTTCGACGAGCCGTACGGTGCTTCACAAGTCGATCGACGGCGAGCTGGTCCCAGGCACCACCGCCACCGCCGAGGAACTCATCGCGATCGGCCGGGCGATGGGCCGGGTCGGCCACGGCGTGTTCGAGATGGCGAGCGATCTAAAGCGCGAATGGAACGAGTTCGAGTGGATGGGCGCGCTCAGCCGCGAGACCGGACTGCCGGTGACCTTTGCCGCGCTCCAGTCGATCGCCAAGGAGCTACCGCTCGACGAACAGATCGCCACGATGCGCAAGGAGAACGCGAACGGAGCCAACATCGTTGCGCAGATCGCGCTGCGCGGAAACGGCATCGTCATGGCCTGGCGCGGCACGGTCCATCCGTTCCGCTTCAAGCCCGCCTGGGTCGAAATCGAGACGCTGCCGTGGGAGCAACAGCTCGCCCGGCTCCAGGACCCGGCGTTCAAGGCGCGGATGCTGGCCGAGGAAAACGTCTATCCCGAGAGCGACATCATCGATTTCCTGCGCGTCGTCGCGACCGGGTGGTTCCTTCAATTCGAGATGGATCCCGATTTCGACTACGAACCAACCGCTTCCGAGGCGATTCTCGCCCGAGCGGCCGCGGCGGGGGTAGACCCGGCCGAATATGCCTACGATCTGCTGATGAAGGACGAGGGCACAGGCTTCATCTATTTCCCGATCCTCAATTATGCCGACGGCAACCTCGATTTCCTCGAGGCGTTGCAGACCGCTGACGACACCGTCAACTCGCTGTCCGACGGCGGCGCACATTGCGGCACGATCTGCGACGCGGCGAGCCCGACGTTCATGCTCCAGCACTGGGTTCGCGACCGCAAGCGCGCCGAGGGCCGCCCCGAGGGCAAGATCACGCTGGAGAATGCGGTCAAGCGCCAGTGCCGCGACACCGCGCGGCTCTATGGCCTCGACGATCGCGGGGTGATCGCGCCGGGCTATATGGCCGATCTCAACGTGATCGATCTCGACCGGGTCAAGCTCGGCAAGCCTTGGCTGGCGTTCGACTTGCCCGCGGGCGGCAAACGCCTGCTGCAGAAGGCCGAGGGTTATGTCGCGACGATCAAGGGCGGCGTGGTGACTTTCCGCGATGGCGAATGGACCGGCGAAACCCCCGGCGGCCTGATCCGCGGGCCGCAGCGGGCCGAGATGCTCGAAGCGGCAGAATAA
- a CDS encoding DUF2855 family protein — protein MSRTVQVRRAALNQMRIVEAPLPPLGQDEARLRVESFSVTANNVTYAVAGDAFGYWNFFPGEGKWGVVPMWGHAVVEASNHPGITVGERVYGYLPMATHLDVLPVKVGSGGFVDGAAHRQPMSPIYNQYSRLAADPEHDPAREAERMIFGPLFKTGFLIESMFRGKGWFGAEAVISTSASSKTAMALASVARDKSPQVERIGLTSPGRVDFVKATGFYDRVLAYDAVASLPQAPSVSVDFAGNAALLHAIHSALGDNLRYSCTVGATHVGQGFGRENGALPGPAPVLFFAPDHAVAAIAELGPKGFGDAVAASWAKFVRETEGAVRVDERHGLAAAQAAFVDTLNGVADPAVGIVILP, from the coding sequence ATGAGCAGGACGGTGCAGGTCCGGCGCGCTGCGTTGAACCAGATGCGTATTGTCGAGGCGCCGTTGCCACCGCTCGGCCAGGACGAGGCCCGGCTAAGAGTCGAGAGCTTCTCGGTTACCGCCAACAATGTCACATACGCCGTTGCGGGCGATGCCTTCGGCTATTGGAACTTCTTTCCAGGCGAGGGCAAGTGGGGCGTTGTACCGATGTGGGGGCACGCCGTGGTCGAGGCGTCGAACCACCCCGGTATTACGGTGGGCGAACGGGTTTACGGCTATCTGCCGATGGCGACGCATCTCGATGTTCTGCCGGTGAAAGTCGGATCGGGCGGCTTCGTGGATGGCGCCGCGCATCGTCAGCCGATGAGTCCGATCTATAACCAGTACAGCCGACTGGCGGCAGATCCCGAGCATGATCCGGCCAGGGAAGCCGAGCGGATGATCTTCGGCCCGTTGTTCAAGACCGGTTTCCTGATCGAGAGCATGTTCCGCGGCAAAGGCTGGTTCGGTGCGGAGGCCGTGATCAGCACTAGCGCATCGTCGAAGACGGCCATGGCGCTGGCCAGCGTCGCGCGCGACAAATCGCCGCAGGTCGAGCGGATTGGCCTGACCTCGCCGGGCCGGGTCGATTTCGTCAAGGCGACCGGGTTCTACGATCGAGTATTGGCCTATGATGCGGTCGCCAGCCTGCCACAGGCGCCCAGCGTCTCGGTCGACTTTGCGGGGAATGCGGCGCTGCTCCACGCGATCCACAGCGCGCTTGGCGACAATCTCCGTTATTCCTGCACAGTCGGGGCAACCCACGTCGGCCAAGGCTTCGGTAGGGAGAACGGTGCACTTCCCGGACCCGCGCCGGTGCTGTTTTTCGCCCCGGACCATGCCGTGGCGGCGATCGCGGAGCTGGGTCCCAAGGGTTTCGGCGATGCCGTGGCGGCGAGCTGGGCCAAGTTTGTGCGCGAAACCGAGGGTGCGGTGAGGGTAGACGAACGGCACGGGCTTGCCGCGGCGCAAGCGGCGTTTGTCGATACGCTCAACGGCGTTGCCGATCCGGCGGTGGGAATCGTGATCCTGCCCTAA
- a CDS encoding NAD(P)-dependent alcohol dehydrogenase has product MTITGIRVGSPASLDTLGVATLDDPGQPGPGEIRVKLQASSLNYHDFAVVAGMIPTEPGRIPMSDGAGVIEAVGAGVTAFKPGDLALSLFFPEWDDGATPATAFRRVPGDGMDGYAREAIVAPAGWFTRAPVGYSAAEAATLTCAGLTAWRALFVDGAVKPGSTVLIQGTGGVSIFALQMAKAAGARVIATSSSREKLEKLRDLGADELINYKETAAWGAKALELTGGAGVDTVVEIGGAGTLDQSMVAAKVGGHVALIGVLAGYGGTVQTVLLMAKNLRVQGLTVGSRAQQLAMIAGVEATGIKPIISDRFPLADLADAFCHQVANKHFGKIVIDI; this is encoded by the coding sequence ATGACCATCACTGGCATCCGCGTGGGCTCGCCCGCCAGCCTCGATACGCTCGGCGTCGCCACGCTCGACGATCCCGGCCAGCCCGGTCCGGGCGAGATCCGAGTGAAACTGCAAGCCTCGTCGCTCAACTATCACGACTTCGCGGTGGTCGCGGGGATGATCCCGACCGAGCCGGGGCGCATCCCGATGTCCGACGGCGCAGGCGTTATCGAGGCGGTCGGAGCGGGCGTCACCGCGTTCAAGCCAGGCGACCTCGCGCTGTCGCTGTTCTTTCCCGAATGGGACGACGGCGCGACGCCCGCCACCGCGTTTCGGCGCGTGCCCGGCGACGGGATGGACGGCTACGCTCGCGAGGCGATCGTCGCTCCCGCCGGTTGGTTCACCCGCGCGCCCGTCGGCTACTCCGCCGCCGAGGCCGCGACGCTGACGTGCGCCGGCCTCACCGCCTGGCGTGCGCTGTTCGTCGATGGCGCGGTCAAGCCGGGATCGACGGTGCTGATCCAGGGCACCGGAGGTGTTTCGATCTTCGCGCTGCAGATGGCCAAGGCCGCGGGCGCGCGGGTGATCGCGACGAGTTCGTCGCGCGAAAAGCTCGAGAAACTGCGCGATCTCGGCGCCGACGAACTGATCAACTACAAGGAAACCGCGGCGTGGGGCGCCAAAGCGCTCGAGCTGACCGGCGGCGCGGGGGTGGACACCGTGGTCGAGATCGGCGGCGCGGGAACGCTCGACCAGTCGATGGTCGCGGCCAAAGTGGGCGGCCACGTCGCGCTGATCGGGGTGCTGGCCGGTTATGGCGGGACGGTTCAAACCGTGCTGCTCATGGCCAAAAACCTGCGCGTCCAGGGTCTGACGGTGGGCAGCCGCGCCCAGCAACTAGCGATGATCGCGGGGGTAGAGGCGACCGGGATCAAGCCGATTATCTCGGACCGCTTCCCCCTGGCGGACCTGGCCGACGCCTTTTGCCATCAGGTGGCGAACAAGCACTTCGGGAAGATCGTGATCGACATTTAG